A DNA window from Porphyromonas gingivalis ATCC 33277 contains the following coding sequences:
- the yidD gene encoding membrane protein insertion efficiency factor YidD: MRLIKAFLVQLLLLPIFFYKRFISPLTPPSCRFTPSCSSYAIEALRKYGPGKGLLLSIKRILRCHPWGGSGYDPVP; the protein is encoded by the coding sequence ATGCGACTGATCAAGGCTTTTCTCGTGCAACTCTTACTGCTCCCCATTTTCTTCTACAAGCGGTTTATATCGCCGCTTACACCGCCTTCATGCCGGTTTACCCCCTCATGTTCGTCCTATGCCATCGAAGCCTTACGTAAATATGGCCCGGGCAAAGGACTATTGCTGAGCATCAAGCGTATTCTCCGCTGTCACCCGTGGGGTGGAAGTGGCTATGACCCCGTTCCGTAA
- the rnpA gene encoding ribonuclease P protein component, translating to MTSPATFGLSKSERLYLRDEINTVFGEGKAFVVYPLRVVYRLGSEHRAAYSSMLVSVAKKRFRRAVKRNRVKRLVREAYRLNKHLLNDVLQERQIYATIAFMVVSDELPDFRTVERAMQKSLIRIAGNVPSSALKNE from the coding sequence ATGACCTCTCCGGCTACATTCGGCCTATCCAAAAGCGAACGCCTCTATCTTCGCGATGAAATCAATACGGTCTTTGGCGAAGGCAAGGCGTTTGTCGTTTATCCTCTACGCGTAGTCTACCGTCTGGGATCGGAGCATCGGGCTGCATATTCCTCCATGCTGGTAAGCGTAGCAAAGAAAAGGTTTAGGCGAGCCGTGAAGCGCAATAGGGTCAAGCGTTTGGTCAGGGAGGCTTATCGGCTCAACAAACACCTTCTGAACGATGTCCTCCAAGAGAGACAGATCTATGCTACTATTGCATTTATGGTAGTATCGGATGAACTTCCTGACTTTCGTACAGTGGAGAGAGCGATGCAAAAGAGTCTGATCAGAATTGCCGGAAATGTACCTTCATCGGCTTTGAAAAACGAGTAA
- a CDS encoding uroporphyrinogen-III synthase gives MAVKVKKILISQPQPVAGRSPYYDIAQKHGCEVVFRPFIQVESVSAREFRNQKVNILDHSAIIFTARTAIDHFFSLCEELRVTVPETMKYFCVSESVAVYLQKHIVYRKRKIFFGATGKLEDLLTVISKHNKETYFVPLAEEHKHDLLDMLTAKKVSFSPAIMYRTVSNDFGPDEALDHDMILFFSPSGITALLKNFPKFEQGKTKIGAFGPTTAKAVEEAGLRLDLSAPTEQYPSMAMALEDYLNGK, from the coding sequence ATGGCAGTAAAAGTAAAGAAGATACTCATTTCACAGCCACAACCCGTAGCGGGTAGGTCGCCTTATTACGATATTGCTCAGAAACATGGCTGTGAGGTCGTGTTTCGTCCTTTCATCCAAGTAGAGTCCGTCAGTGCGAGAGAATTTCGCAATCAGAAAGTGAATATTCTGGACCATTCGGCCATCATCTTCACTGCACGTACAGCTATCGACCATTTTTTCAGTTTGTGCGAAGAATTGAGAGTCACCGTACCTGAGACGATGAAGTACTTCTGCGTAAGTGAATCGGTAGCAGTGTACCTGCAGAAGCATATCGTTTATCGCAAACGGAAGATTTTTTTCGGAGCGACGGGCAAACTGGAAGATCTCCTGACGGTTATCAGCAAACATAACAAAGAAACCTACTTCGTCCCCTTGGCAGAAGAGCATAAGCATGATTTGCTGGATATGCTTACGGCTAAAAAGGTAAGTTTCAGTCCGGCCATTATGTATCGTACGGTCAGCAATGATTTCGGACCGGATGAGGCATTGGACCATGATATGATATTATTTTTCAGCCCTTCGGGTATTACGGCCTTGCTGAAAAACTTCCCCAAATTCGAGCAGGGTAAGACCAAGATCGGAGCTTTCGGTCCCACGACAGCCAAGGCCGTCGAAGAAGCAGGTCTGCGGCTCGATCTGTCTGCGCCGACCGAGCAATATCCTTCTATGGCTATGGCATTGGAGGATTACCTCAACGGGAAATGA
- a CDS encoding DUF4271 domain-containing protein → MTGLPFWTGQIIYDVLISLILLLFSALGLVATRIPHFFLRLSNAVLYGQERVFLARMPRYISYRLFVFIGRIQSTLLLSICCFLILDDKGQLTDFDLWESLFFLALLFFLFCFVFWLWRMFYALWCYFFADRETKMIWRGGYALLEWMWGMLLFPVAVIYLYMPQLYWLSYLLPAIFVLWRLVLIAKTIRFFSIREVGFFHLSLYLCAHEILPLVYLIALLEWSVNNKEIMALWQ, encoded by the coding sequence ATGACAGGACTACCTTTTTGGACCGGACAGATCATATACGACGTATTGATCAGCCTGATACTCTTGCTATTCAGTGCCCTCGGTTTGGTCGCAACCCGTATTCCACACTTTTTCCTCCGCTTGTCCAATGCCGTTTTGTATGGTCAGGAGCGAGTCTTTCTGGCCCGTATGCCACGGTATATCAGTTATCGGCTTTTTGTCTTTATTGGCCGAATCCAAAGCACATTGTTGCTCTCGATCTGTTGTTTCCTCATATTGGACGACAAGGGGCAACTCACCGATTTCGATTTGTGGGAAAGCCTTTTTTTCTTGGCTTTGCTCTTCTTCCTGTTCTGTTTTGTCTTTTGGCTGTGGAGGATGTTTTATGCCTTGTGGTGCTATTTCTTTGCCGATCGTGAGACTAAGATGATCTGGAGAGGGGGTTATGCGTTGCTCGAATGGATGTGGGGGATGCTCCTTTTTCCCGTTGCGGTCATCTATCTTTATATGCCACAATTATATTGGCTAAGCTACTTGTTACCAGCTATTTTCGTGCTGTGGAGATTAGTGCTTATCGCTAAAACGATACGATTCTTCTCGATCAGGGAAGTAGGTTTTTTCCACCTTTCTTTGTACCTTTGTGCCCACGAAATTTTACCGTTGGTTTACTTGATTGCCTTATTGGAGTGGTCGGTAAACAATAAAGAGATAATGGCTCTATGGCAGTAA
- a CDS encoding peptide chain release factor 3 yields MSAYTEEINTRRTFAIISHPDAGKTTLTEKLLLFGGAIHVAGAVKSNKIKKTATSDWMEIERQRGISVATSVMGFNYKDYKINILDTPGHQDFAEDTFRTLTAVDSVIIVIDCAKGVETQTRKLMEVCRMRKTPVIVFINKLDREGQDPFDLLDEVEEELQIRVRPLSWPIDMGARFKGVYNIYEEELNLFTPDKQRITESVAFKDLSSPELEQYIGDTQAEKLRADIELIDGVYQPFDKEEYLAGQLAPVFFGSALNNFGVQELLNCFVEIAPSPQPVAAVERKVDPHEEEFTGFVFKIHANMDPNHRSCIAFVKICSGRFERNTNYKHIRLGKQFRFSSPTAFMAQRKETVDEAYAGDIIGLPDTGNFQIGDTLTAGEELHFRGLPSFSPELFKYIENQDPMKAKQLAKGIDQLMGEGVAQLFTNQFNGRKIIGTVGQLQFEVIQYRLLHEYGAQCRWEPISLYKACWIDSDKPEALEAFKKRKAQYMAKDIAGRDVYLADSGYVLNMAQQDFPDIRFHFTSEF; encoded by the coding sequence ATGAGTGCTTACACGGAAGAAATCAACACTCGGCGGACCTTCGCCATTATCAGTCATCCGGATGCGGGGAAAACGACTCTGACGGAAAAACTCTTGCTCTTCGGAGGTGCCATTCATGTGGCAGGAGCGGTCAAAAGCAACAAGATAAAGAAAACGGCTACCAGCGACTGGATGGAGATAGAGCGTCAGCGTGGTATATCGGTGGCAACGTCCGTCATGGGATTCAACTACAAGGACTATAAAATCAACATCCTCGACACTCCCGGTCACCAAGATTTTGCAGAAGATACATTCCGCACGCTTACTGCTGTGGACAGTGTGATCATCGTCATCGACTGCGCCAAGGGGGTCGAGACGCAGACGCGCAAGCTGATGGAAGTTTGTCGTATGCGCAAGACTCCCGTTATCGTCTTCATCAATAAGCTGGACCGTGAGGGACAGGATCCCTTCGATCTGCTGGACGAGGTGGAGGAAGAGCTTCAGATCCGTGTGCGGCCACTCTCCTGGCCTATCGATATGGGTGCCCGATTCAAAGGCGTGTACAACATATACGAGGAGGAGCTGAATCTCTTTACCCCGGACAAGCAGCGTATCACGGAGAGCGTGGCTTTCAAGGATCTGAGTTCGCCCGAATTGGAACAATACATCGGAGACACTCAAGCTGAGAAGTTGCGTGCGGACATCGAATTGATCGATGGTGTTTATCAGCCTTTCGACAAAGAGGAATATCTGGCCGGACAGCTTGCTCCGGTGTTTTTCGGTTCGGCACTCAACAACTTCGGTGTGCAGGAGCTGCTGAACTGCTTCGTCGAGATTGCCCCTTCTCCCCAGCCGGTGGCTGCAGTGGAGAGGAAAGTGGATCCGCACGAGGAGGAATTTACGGGTTTTGTTTTCAAGATACATGCCAACATGGATCCCAACCATCGCAGCTGTATTGCTTTCGTCAAGATTTGTTCCGGTCGGTTCGAACGAAATACGAACTACAAGCATATCCGCCTCGGCAAACAGTTCCGATTCAGCAGTCCTACGGCTTTTATGGCGCAGCGCAAGGAGACGGTGGATGAAGCCTATGCCGGTGATATTATCGGTCTGCCCGATACCGGCAATTTTCAGATTGGAGATACGCTGACAGCCGGCGAAGAGCTTCATTTCCGCGGTTTGCCAAGCTTCTCGCCGGAGCTATTCAAGTACATTGAAAATCAGGATCCGATGAAAGCCAAGCAACTGGCCAAAGGGATCGACCAGCTCATGGGCGAAGGGGTGGCACAGCTATTCACCAATCAGTTCAACGGGCGCAAGATTATCGGGACCGTGGGGCAGCTACAGTTCGAAGTGATCCAATACCGTCTGCTGCATGAATACGGAGCGCAGTGTCGTTGGGAACCGATCAGCCTGTACAAAGCCTGCTGGATAGACAGTGACAAGCCGGAGGCTTTGGAGGCATTCAAGAAGCGAAAAGCGCAGTATATGGCAAAAGATATTGCCGGGAGAGATGTATATTTGGCCGACTCCGGCTATGTGCTGAATATGGCGCAGCAGGATTTCCCCGATATACGTTTCCACTTCACTTCCGAATTTTAG
- a CDS encoding formate/nitrite transporter family protein, with translation MVRNPEEVLEQTYSMAAGKYAKTWYQIFWLGIMAGAYIAIGGFLSLLVGKGFPEMAEANPGLAKLLSGAMFPVGLILVVLTGAELFTSNNAVLIPAAVKSRIPRLFPLKLWSVVYVANFIGAFLFTYFLVHLAGFTDADPWHSAIVHLSEDKTSLPFHVAFLRGIGANWLVCLAVWLGLSAHDFTGKMFGIWWPVMAFVAMGFEHSIANMFYIPLGILQGASVSWGSFVIDNLLPVTIGNIVGGALFVGFFHVHIFDRGGK, from the coding sequence ATGGTAAGAAATCCGGAAGAAGTACTCGAACAGACCTACAGCATGGCTGCAGGCAAATATGCCAAGACATGGTATCAGATATTTTGGTTGGGCATCATGGCCGGAGCATACATTGCTATCGGAGGCTTTTTGTCCCTGTTGGTAGGTAAAGGTTTTCCCGAGATGGCAGAAGCCAATCCGGGGTTGGCCAAACTGCTGAGTGGGGCGATGTTCCCCGTCGGCTTGATTCTTGTGGTGCTCACCGGAGCCGAGTTATTCACCAGCAATAATGCCGTACTGATTCCTGCCGCCGTCAAAAGTCGCATCCCGCGCCTCTTCCCACTCAAGCTCTGGTCGGTGGTCTATGTGGCCAACTTTATCGGTGCTTTCCTTTTTACCTATTTCCTTGTCCATTTGGCCGGCTTCACCGATGCGGATCCTTGGCATAGTGCCATCGTCCATCTGTCGGAAGACAAAACCTCCCTGCCTTTTCACGTAGCATTTCTTAGGGGAATCGGTGCCAACTGGTTGGTTTGTCTGGCCGTCTGGCTGGGACTTTCGGCTCATGACTTTACGGGCAAAATGTTCGGTATCTGGTGGCCGGTGATGGCATTCGTGGCTATGGGATTCGAACACTCCATTGCCAATATGTTCTATATTCCACTCGGCATACTGCAAGGGGCCTCCGTCAGCTGGGGCAGCTTCGTGATCGACAATCTGCTGCCCGTCACCATCGGAAATATCGTCGGCGGTGCACTCTTTGTCGGCTTCTTCCACGTCCATATATTCGATAGAGGAGGAAAGTAG
- the cbiD gene encoding cobalt-precorrin-5B (C(1))-methyltransferase CbiD produces MILLFGGTTEGRAAARVLDEAGSPFFYSTKGNLQEIRCSHGHRLTGAMTVADMVSFCRKEEIRLIVDAAHPFAEELHTSVAEATEQTGIPVVRYERQYPPREEGIVWCANYDTAAERMLGDGVQRLLMLTGVNTIPKLAAFWKERTTFCRILKRDESVALAEKNGFPAERIVFFEPHADEELMQAVRPDAIITKESGESGYFREKIEAARRMGIRIYAVVRPPLPPSFIPVGGPVGLRRAVERLVPGFFSLRSGFTTGTTATAAVVAAMYRLMGLGSLAEAPVELPSGEIVSLPIAEIREEEDAVVSAVLKDAGDDPDVTNGMAVCATIRLNPEHEEVRFLQGEGVGVVTLPGLGLEVGGPAINLVPRRMMTAEVRRLYAQGGVDITISVPEGRKAATQTFNPRLGIRDGISIIGTSGVVKPFSAEAFVGAIRKQVGIATALGADHIVLNSGAKSERYVKGAYPALIPQAFVQYGNFVGESLSCVASFPSVRSVTVGIMLGKAVKLAEGYLDTHSKKVVMNRDFLHELARQAGCSEDIHAIIDSLNLARELWTMPSAEDSDRLLRKIAERSWETCRPSVPSAELELLLIDESGAIRFRIGGE; encoded by the coding sequence ATGATCCTACTCTTCGGCGGTACTACGGAAGGCCGTGCAGCAGCTCGCGTGCTGGATGAAGCGGGAAGTCCGTTTTTCTACTCCACCAAAGGCAATCTGCAAGAGATCCGGTGCAGCCACGGCCATCGTCTGACAGGAGCCATGACGGTTGCCGACATGGTTTCGTTTTGTCGGAAAGAAGAGATCCGACTGATCGTGGACGCCGCTCATCCTTTCGCCGAAGAATTGCACACTTCAGTGGCAGAAGCCACTGAACAAACAGGTATCCCCGTAGTAAGATACGAGAGACAATACCCTCCACGCGAAGAAGGTATCGTCTGGTGTGCAAACTACGATACGGCTGCCGAGCGGATGCTTGGCGATGGCGTGCAGCGTCTGCTGATGCTCACAGGAGTGAATACAATCCCCAAGCTGGCTGCTTTCTGGAAAGAGCGCACCACCTTTTGCCGCATATTGAAGCGAGACGAATCGGTTGCTTTGGCAGAGAAGAACGGCTTTCCTGCGGAGCGCATCGTTTTCTTCGAACCGCATGCGGACGAGGAGCTGATGCAAGCCGTTCGCCCCGATGCCATTATCACAAAAGAAAGCGGAGAGAGCGGTTACTTCCGAGAAAAGATAGAAGCTGCCCGACGGATGGGCATCCGTATATATGCCGTCGTACGTCCCCCTTTGCCTCCTTCATTCATTCCCGTAGGCGGGCCTGTCGGTTTGAGACGGGCGGTAGAACGCCTCGTGCCGGGATTCTTTTCACTCCGAAGCGGATTCACTACTGGCACCACAGCTACCGCTGCAGTAGTAGCAGCCATGTACCGATTGATGGGGCTTGGCTCTCTTGCCGAAGCTCCCGTAGAATTGCCTTCGGGCGAAATAGTCAGTCTGCCCATAGCGGAAATTCGAGAGGAAGAAGATGCTGTCGTATCCGCAGTCCTGAAAGATGCAGGTGATGATCCGGATGTGACCAATGGCATGGCGGTATGCGCTACGATCAGGCTCAATCCCGAACATGAGGAAGTCCGCTTCCTGCAGGGTGAAGGGGTGGGGGTAGTGACGCTCCCCGGCCTCGGTCTGGAGGTCGGAGGCCCGGCTATCAACCTCGTACCACGACGAATGATGACAGCAGAGGTACGCCGACTCTATGCGCAGGGAGGTGTGGATATTACGATTAGCGTACCCGAAGGCCGAAAGGCTGCCACCCAGACATTCAATCCCCGACTCGGCATACGGGACGGCATCTCTATTATCGGAACATCGGGAGTAGTGAAACCTTTTTCGGCCGAAGCATTCGTTGGTGCCATCCGCAAGCAAGTGGGTATTGCCACCGCCTTGGGAGCCGATCATATCGTCCTCAATTCGGGAGCCAAGAGTGAGCGTTATGTAAAAGGAGCCTATCCGGCACTCATTCCACAGGCCTTTGTGCAGTATGGCAATTTCGTCGGCGAATCACTCAGTTGTGTAGCTTCCTTCCCTTCCGTCCGTTCGGTAACGGTAGGAATCATGCTCGGCAAAGCAGTGAAACTCGCCGAAGGCTATCTGGATACGCACAGTAAAAAGGTAGTGATGAATCGGGATTTCCTGCACGAACTGGCTCGTCAGGCAGGTTGTTCGGAAGACATCCATGCCATAATAGACAGCCTGAATTTGGCTCGTGAGCTATGGACTATGCCGAGTGCGGAGGACAGCGATCGACTGCTACGAAAGATTGCCGAACGATCTTGGGAAACTTGCCGCCCATCGGTACCATCGGCCGAATTAGAACTCCTGCTGATCGATGAGTCCGGAGCGATTCGTTTTCGTATCGGTGGAGAATAG
- the cobM gene encoding precorrin-4 C(11)-methyltransferase, producing the protein MSKPNHTAIICVSAAGLALAWTIASELSGEKEIFAVGTSFTDCTEDVSCVSSIAELMAESFARYDAWVFIGAMGICIRSIAPYVADKHHDPAVVNVDSTGRYVVSVLSGHVGGANDLTRLIASAIGGEPVVTTQSDRTGLWALDTLASTYGWKAVSNTGDMNRPISLFVGGARTALVLETSGRGEDFLERSCPPHVRLFYSFDAVDQAEFDLLLVVSARHLESRLPMICYYPPVLTIGIGCRRLCAPEGIAKHIFSEIRRLGYAPEAIGRIATIDIKTEEPLVADLVHRLGGIPLHIYTGQDLQPVGVANPSEKVFAVTGCYGVAEASARKAADMGSLVIEKQKGQLSEGNDFTFAVAQTADSTRAGHIEIVGAGPGDPDLVSVRGRQFLEKADLILYAGSLVPRELTACAKAGATVRSSAAMNLQEQFEIMSDFYRRGKLVVRLHTGDPCIYGAIQEQMALFDHYGMRYHITPGISSFQAAAAALRSQFTIPERTQTIILTRGEGRTPMPEKEKLHLLAQSQSTMCIFLSAGIVDDVQRELMMHYSPDTPVAACYRLTWPDEKIFRGTLRHLAEIVKGNNLTLTTTIVVGEAIDNREGLSRLYADEFKHLFRT; encoded by the coding sequence ATGTCGAAACCGAATCATACTGCCATAATTTGTGTATCCGCTGCCGGTCTGGCATTGGCGTGGACCATTGCATCCGAACTATCGGGAGAGAAAGAGATTTTTGCCGTCGGCACGAGTTTTACCGACTGCACAGAGGATGTTTCCTGCGTCTCTTCCATTGCGGAGCTGATGGCCGAATCTTTTGCCCGATACGATGCTTGGGTTTTCATCGGTGCCATGGGAATCTGTATAAGGAGCATCGCGCCTTATGTAGCGGACAAACATCATGATCCGGCCGTAGTGAACGTAGACAGCACGGGCAGGTACGTGGTTTCCGTTCTGAGCGGTCATGTGGGTGGAGCTAACGATCTGACACGCCTGATCGCCTCTGCCATCGGTGGCGAACCGGTGGTCACCACCCAAAGCGACCGAACAGGACTCTGGGCATTGGATACGCTGGCTTCGACCTATGGATGGAAAGCCGTTTCCAATACAGGCGACATGAATCGTCCCATTTCGCTCTTCGTGGGGGGAGCACGTACGGCATTGGTATTGGAGACTTCGGGGCGAGGAGAAGATTTTTTGGAAAGGTCTTGTCCGCCTCATGTCCGCCTTTTCTACTCATTCGATGCTGTCGATCAGGCGGAGTTCGACCTCCTTTTGGTTGTTTCTGCCCGGCACTTGGAGAGCCGGTTGCCGATGATCTGCTACTATCCTCCCGTTCTTACGATCGGAATAGGTTGTCGCAGGCTATGCGCCCCCGAAGGTATTGCGAAGCACATCTTCTCTGAAATACGGCGATTGGGGTATGCCCCCGAAGCCATCGGCCGGATAGCCACCATCGACATCAAAACCGAAGAGCCGCTTGTGGCCGATCTCGTACATCGTCTCGGAGGGATACCGCTACATATATATACGGGACAAGACCTACAGCCGGTGGGAGTAGCCAACCCCTCGGAAAAGGTATTTGCCGTTACGGGTTGCTACGGAGTAGCCGAAGCCTCGGCGCGGAAAGCAGCGGATATGGGAAGTCTTGTGATAGAGAAGCAGAAAGGGCAGCTATCGGAGGGTAACGATTTTACCTTTGCCGTGGCACAGACAGCCGACTCCACCCGTGCCGGCCATATCGAAATAGTGGGAGCGGGTCCGGGCGATCCCGATCTGGTATCGGTGCGAGGCAGACAGTTCTTGGAAAAGGCCGATCTGATTCTCTATGCCGGCAGCCTTGTCCCTCGCGAACTGACTGCTTGTGCCAAAGCCGGTGCCACGGTCAGAAGTTCGGCTGCGATGAATCTGCAAGAACAGTTCGAGATCATGTCGGACTTTTACCGCCGAGGCAAATTAGTGGTACGCCTGCATACGGGCGATCCCTGCATCTACGGTGCTATCCAAGAGCAAATGGCACTCTTCGACCACTACGGCATGCGCTATCATATCACGCCGGGTATCTCCTCGTTTCAAGCTGCGGCCGCAGCTCTGCGCTCACAGTTTACCATTCCCGAACGTACACAAACCATTATCCTCACCCGTGGCGAAGGGCGCACTCCCATGCCGGAGAAAGAGAAGCTCCATCTGCTGGCACAGTCCCAAAGCACCATGTGTATCTTCCTTAGTGCCGGCATCGTGGACGATGTACAGCGCGAACTGATGATGCACTACTCTCCCGACACGCCTGTAGCGGCCTGCTATCGACTGACCTGGCCGGATGAAAAAATCTTCCGAGGTACGCTCCGGCATTTGGCAGAAATCGTAAAAGGGAACAACCTGACCCTGACAACGACGATAGTCGTGGGAGAAGCCATAGACAATCGAGAAGGGCTGTCGCGGTTGTATGCCGACGAATTCAAACACCTCTTCCGCACATGA
- a CDS encoding bifunctional cobalt-precorrin-7 (C(5))-methyltransferase/cobalt-precorrin-6B (C(15))-methyltransferase has translation MCEATYGGASPQIRRQRFVILGMSDDPHPFFPPAAMTAIASGKVFSGGKRHHEIVRGLLPADAEWIDITVPLDDVFARYREFEEIVVFASGDPLFFGFANTVMNRLPDAEVTVYPTFNSLQMLAHALCMPYHDMRIVSLTGRPWHEFDRALIERAEKIGILTDHEHTPSAIAMRMLDYGYEDYTMSVGTRMGNPQEQCLDTLSLQEAADRDFERPNCVILSATRPFVCSRAPLGLSESAFMPLNGRTKMITKMPFRLVSLSCLELHRASSFWDIGFCTGSVSIEAKLNFPHLHITAFEIRPEGAELMAVNSRRFGAPGIAYRIGDFMEEDISSLAPPDAVFIGGHGGRLVEMIAKVHSVMTKGGLLVFNSVSEESRHLFLTGIEVCGMELLSSIRLTADGNNPIDILQARKKE, from the coding sequence ATGTGTGAAGCTACTTACGGAGGAGCTTCTCCTCAGATACGGCGACAGCGATTCGTCATACTCGGGATGAGCGATGACCCCCATCCTTTCTTCCCTCCTGCGGCTATGACAGCTATTGCTTCCGGCAAGGTATTCAGCGGAGGTAAACGGCATCATGAGATCGTGCGCGGACTACTCCCTGCGGATGCCGAGTGGATAGATATTACAGTACCGCTGGATGATGTATTTGCCCGTTATCGGGAGTTTGAGGAGATAGTTGTTTTCGCTTCGGGGGATCCGCTTTTCTTCGGCTTTGCCAATACGGTGATGAATCGGCTACCCGATGCTGAGGTTACGGTCTATCCCACGTTCAACAGCTTGCAGATGCTTGCTCATGCTCTTTGCATGCCGTACCACGATATGCGTATCGTATCGCTTACGGGCAGGCCATGGCATGAGTTCGACCGGGCACTGATCGAGCGGGCAGAGAAGATCGGCATTCTGACCGACCACGAGCATACCCCCTCCGCTATCGCAATGCGAATGCTCGATTACGGCTATGAGGACTATACCATGTCCGTAGGTACTCGGATGGGAAACCCCCAAGAGCAATGCTTGGACACGCTCTCCCTGCAGGAGGCAGCCGATCGCGACTTCGAACGCCCCAACTGCGTGATACTCTCGGCTACTCGGCCATTCGTTTGCAGTCGTGCTCCGCTCGGACTGTCCGAAAGTGCTTTCATGCCGCTCAACGGGCGAACGAAGATGATTACGAAGATGCCGTTCCGACTCGTTTCGCTCAGTTGTCTCGAACTGCACCGAGCCTCATCCTTTTGGGATATAGGTTTTTGTACGGGATCCGTTTCCATCGAAGCCAAATTGAACTTTCCTCATTTGCATATCACTGCGTTTGAGATCCGTCCCGAAGGGGCCGAACTGATGGCTGTGAACAGTCGCCGCTTCGGTGCACCCGGCATAGCCTACCGGATCGGAGATTTTATGGAGGAGGATATTTCTTCCCTCGCTCCGCCCGATGCCGTTTTTATCGGCGGTCACGGAGGCCGTCTTGTAGAAATGATTGCCAAGGTGCACAGCGTTATGACAAAGGGCGGCCTGCTGGTATTCAACTCCGTATCGGAAGAGAGTCGGCACCTCTTCCTGACCGGAATAGAAGTCTGTGGGATGGAGCTGCTCTCATCCATCCGACTGACGGCTGACGGCAACAATCCTATCGACATACTCCAAGCAAGAAAAAAAGAATAG